A stretch of DNA from Anaerobacillus isosaccharinicus:
CTAATGAGTCAATATAGTACGATTACCATCGCTGCCCACCAAGCAGCCCTTAATTTTGCTACATTTTTGTATATGTTACCAATGAGTATTTCCATGGCGCTAACGATTACGATTGGATTTGAAGTTGGGGCAAAACGATATAAGGATGCCAAAAGTTACAGTTATTTAGGTATTAGTCTAGGTTTTCTTCTCGGAATTGTCTGTTCATTAATTTTATTCATCTTTAATAAGCAGGTAGGCATGCTTTATACAAATGAACCTGCTGTTTTAGAGTTAATTTCACAATTTTTAATTTTTGCGATCTTCTTCCAAATGTCTGATGCCGTTGGCGCACCACTGCAAGGAGCACTTCGAGGTTATAAGGATGTAAATGTTACGTTTCTGTTAGCCGTGTTATCATTTTGGATCATCGGTTTGCCACTAGGCTACGTATTAGCAACATATACTGAATTTGGCGCATTTGGTTACTGGATTGGTCTAATAACAGGGCTTGCAACAGGGGCTGTTTTCTTATTCATTCGATTACAATATGTACAAAAGAAGTATTTTAAGCTACAACCTCTGTTAAGCATGAAAAAATCTTCATAAAATGCGATAAAAACACAAAGGCTCGCCCCTGAATTTCAAGCGTCCTTTGTGTTTTTTATTTTCTAAAATCAGTATAAATTAGAAACGCCGCCATCGCATAGGCTTCTAAATACTCCCTAATCCCCTCTTTTCCTCTTGGGCTTCGGACAATACTTTGTTTTAATCCAACGGGAGTTTCGGCCTCTTCATCGAAAACATGATTTAAAAATGACACAGTTTCCCTTAACCCATGTGCGCCTAAGTTCATCACTTCATAAAATGAGACAAATCCATGCATGACACCTTCATAATGCAAATGAGTAACTGGCACACCTGATTCTGCTAGACGCTTTGCATATTGTTGACCTTCGTCTCGTAACGGATCGTATTCAGCAGTTATGATTAACGCAGTTGGAAGAGCGTTAAGGTTCTCAGCATTTAGCGGCGAAGTATATGGACTTAACCACATTTCCTCCATCGGCGTGTATAAATCTCTCGCCCGGTACATAACACTTCTAGACAACAAATAATAACCACTATCATAGATAATTCGTGATTGAAGTGGAATATCTTGAAATGTTGTTAATGGATATAATAATGCTTGTCCAGCTATAGTTGGACCACCAAAATCCCGAGACATTAATGTCACCGCCGTAGCTAAATTACCGCCTGCACTATCTCCAGCGACAGCAATTTTATTATGGTCACCATTATATTTAGAGGCATTTTCATATGCCCATAACAACGCATCATAACTATCCTCTACTGCAGTTGGAAACACATATTGAGGGGCAACTCGATATTCGACGCCAATCACAACGCTTTGCGTTCTAGCCGCAAGTGCTCTTATGATATTGTCATGTGTTTCGATATTCCCATATCCTTCTAAAAACGCCCCACCATGATAGTACAATATCATCGGATGAGGACCTTTATTTTTGGGATAATACACTCTCCCACGAACATCAGAACCATCAGTAACAGGAATCATAATGTCTTCTCTAGCAATGGTAGCAGGCCTTGGCTGTGTTAGAAAATTGGGCGGCTTCATATCTGATGTAATAATATTATTGTTTACAGCATGCAATATAACAGCGGTTTTGGGTGGCAGACGCCCTTCATCAGTACTAGACCAATAATGAACAGCTATTATTACGT
This window harbors:
- a CDS encoding alpha/beta hydrolase, producing MKIFKRILSLLAAILLIFISYVIIAVHYWSSTDEGRLPPKTAVILHAVNNNIITSDMKPPNFLTQPRPATIAREDIMIPVTDGSDVRGRVYYPKNKGPHPMILYYHGGAFLEGYGNIETHDNIIRALAARTQSVVIGVEYRVAPQYVFPTAVEDSYDALLWAYENASKYNGDHNKIAVAGDSAGGNLATAVTLMSRDFGGPTIAGQALLYPLTTFQDIPLQSRIIYDSGYYLLSRSVMYRARDLYTPMEEMWLSPYTSPLNAENLNALPTALIITAEYDPLRDEGQQYAKRLAESGVPVTHLHYEGVMHGFVSFYEVMNLGAHGLRETVSFLNHVFDEEAETPVGLKQSIVRSPRGKEGIREYLEAYAMAAFLIYTDFRK